The sequence below is a genomic window from Deltaproteobacteria bacterium GWC2_55_46.
TCCGCTTGCAGCTATAGGTTGAATATCATCACGAATATGATATCAACTTCAGAATAAGATGGGATACCGTAACGTGGATGAAGGAACCTTTAAAATAGTGATGAAAAATTTTCCGTGAAGTGTGTTGATACCGGAGGACACAAACACAGCAGCTTATGACCGGGGGATCGGAATAAATACGATATTTTACTTTGAAGGCAGGGTTGGATTGATATTAAAAGCGAATGACTTTACGCCTGAGGTTTTTATTGTGATAGAGAGGCAGACCCGAAGAATCGGGCCTGCCTCTCTTCGAGCTTAGAGCTTTACTACATTTGTCGCCTTGGGACCCTTGGGTCCGTCGGCTACATCAAAACTCACCGCCTGACCTTCGGCAAGGGACTTGAATCCCTGGTCCTGAATGTCAGCATAGTGCACAAACACGTCTCCGCCGTCTTCTTTGCTGATGAATCCGAAGCCCTTGGACTCATTGAACCACTTAACAGTTCCGTTCGCCATGATGATATACCTCCTTTTTGAGTATTTGAAGCTTTCGGAGGGCAAGTCATAAAAAAACCGCAAAGAGAAGGTCTTTGCGGCTACAACCAACAAGGACTTCCGGAACTTCATTTATCATATAATCTCACATAATCTCAAAGAGGTCAAGGCTTATTATTCATACGCCGTTACCTGCGATAAATATCTACACTAAAGCCCATGCGTATAATCGAGGTCTGCGGTTGCCTTGAAGTCTGCCGGTCAGACAGTAGCCAGCAACGCATTTTAGCGTCCATTTTTATTAGAGCGGTCAGCTAACTTCTAGGAATTTTCATTATATTCCGTAATAAATGCATGAATATGGTATGTTATGTGAAGAAATAGCCAGTGTTTTAATACTCCTTGCCAACCGCCTGGTTCAACTTCGGCCAGCAAATTACCAAGGGCCTTCGACCTAACTATCCAAGTGGAACACTAACCGGGGGGCAAGTTACTTGTTCGGCGTCGACTCATTACCCGAGTTCGAGCGAGGAGAATGTCATGGTCATCAAAGAGCTGGGATTTTCGGCTCGCACCCGGAATGCGCTGCTTAACGACCGGGATACTGAGTTGCTGCGTTCGGAGTTGTTCAGC
It includes:
- a CDS encoding cold-shock protein, producing the protein MANGTVKWFNESKGFGFISKEDGGDVFVHYADIQDQGFKSLAEGQAVSFDVADGPKGPKATNVVKL